Within Leptospira noumeaensis, the genomic segment TGGGACAAATTTCCCCACTCCATGCTTCAAAAATGAGTGCGGAACATTATGTACGTTCTTATACAGATATGTATGGTGTAAAAGCTGCAAGTTTTCGTTTTACCGGAATTTACGGCGAACGTCAGTTTGGTGGCGAGGATCATGGTTGGGTTGCAAACTTTGCAATTCGTTCCGTATTTGGTCTCCCACTTCGTATATTTGGAACTGGTAAACAAACAAGAGATATTTTACATGCCGAAGACGGTGCAAAATCTTATTTGGAATTTTTTAAAAACCCAATTCCAGGTGTTTACAATATTGGTGGTGCAAGCCCACATAAAATTTCTCTTTTAGAATGTATCCACCTCATTGGTGAAATTCTGGATAAAAAACAAGAAATTCTTTTTGAAGTAGAAAGACCAGGTGACATGCGTTATTTTATATGTGATATCAAAGAAGCAAAAAAATTCGGATTCAATCCTAAAATTCTACCAAAAGAAGGTGTGACAAGGCTTCTTAAGTGGATTGAAGCCAACAAAGACGTATTCAATATCTCTGGGAAGTAGAATGTCTGGTAAAACTTTAGTCATCATCCCTGCATACAATGAAGCCGAAACCATTGAGGAAGTGGTTCGGGGTGCCATCGTGTTTGCAGATGTTTCTGTTACAGATGATGCGAGTAAAGATGGTACACCCACCATTTTGGCTAAATTACAAAAAGAATTTGGAAAGAGACTTCACGTCATTCGCCACGAAAAAAATACTCATATCCCTGGTGGAATTCAAGATGGAATGAAGTATGCGGTGGAAAAAGGTTATGACTGGGTGATCACAATGGACGCGGGCTTGTCGCATGACGCTGGTTATCTGAAAGAGTTCCAGTCTTTTCCAAATTGTGACCTAGTCATTGGGTCTAGAACTTCTACTGTGAATGTTCCGTTGTATCGAAAGTTGATTTCTTGGTCTGCTGCAAAAGTTATGAACTATTGTTTATCCAAAGGAGTTTTTAACCTTTTTGGAGCCAACCTTCGCGATTGCACAAGTGGATACCGAAGGTATTCCAAACCAATGTTTCAAAAAATCGCAGCTTATCCATTGGAATCGGTTGCTTTTGATTTTCACATGGAAGCTTTGTCTATTGTAGCGAAAAATGATGGTTCCATTAAAGAGTTACCAATTCGTTATATCTTTTCAAATAGTAGTTTTAATAAAAAAGTTTTGAAACTTGCCATTAGTTTTGCAAAAAAACTTTTGTTACGAAAATGGAAACTGAGTCCAGAATACCCTTAAACAAATCCCGTTTCGGGCAGAAATGGAAAGTGTTCGTTGTCACCTGTGCTTTGTTTGGTGGTATACTTTTTTTAGATAATCTAATTTTTTCTAAACTATATTTTTTGTTTCCGAACGAAACGGAGTGGGACTCCTCTCCATGGTATAATTTCATTTTCAAAACCAAAGAGTTACAATCAACAAAAGACAAACATCGTACCATTATCACCGGCAGTTCTGTTGCATTGTATTCAGTATTACCTGACAGGCTCAATCAAAAAGAAAATCCAATCACCAAGTATCATTTTTTCTCCCATGTGGCAATGGCTCCCACAGATTTAGATTATTATAAAAAAGATCTTTTAGATTCCCATCCGACATTAGTGGTGTATCTCCTTAATTTTGCTGATTTACAGTGGGAATACCAAGACCTAATTGATGGCAAACTAAAGTTTAATCAAAAAATTTGGGTCACACAGTTTGGAGAACGTTATCCTGCTAAAACCATTTATCCAAATTCCTATTTGTTCGATCATTGGAAAGAATTACCAAGAAAAACTATATCCAAACTTGCCGCAAAATCTTTGTTTTACGTAAGTCGGTTTCGGGTTTTCTTTATGGATCCGATTGAAGTTTATATCGACAACCACTTTGGAAGTGGTAGAAAATACCATCTATACCAAGGTGAAAAACCGA encodes:
- a CDS encoding NAD-dependent epimerase/dehydratase family protein, with amino-acid sequence MANKVLVTGGCGFLGSHVCELFRKEGWDVVSFDNMTKYELKRTGYGSDATRDYNWNYLKSIGVTMVKGDIRNLEHLMDRSADCDYIIHTAAQPAMTISWEDPELDFSTNVIGTFNVMEAARKHKIPVVNTSSIHVYGNSINDSLTEGKTSYERNPVEISVEQPTMVGQISPLHASKMSAEHYVRSYTDMYGVKAASFRFTGIYGERQFGGEDHGWVANFAIRSVFGLPLRIFGTGKQTRDILHAEDGAKSYLEFFKNPIPGVYNIGGASPHKISLLECIHLIGEILDKKQEILFEVERPGDMRYFICDIKEAKKFGFNPKILPKEGVTRLLKWIEANKDVFNISGK
- a CDS encoding glycosyltransferase, coding for MSGKTLVIIPAYNEAETIEEVVRGAIVFADVSVTDDASKDGTPTILAKLQKEFGKRLHVIRHEKNTHIPGGIQDGMKYAVEKGYDWVITMDAGLSHDAGYLKEFQSFPNCDLVIGSRTSTVNVPLYRKLISWSAAKVMNYCLSKGVFNLFGANLRDCTSGYRRYSKPMFQKIAAYPLESVAFDFHMEALSIVAKNDGSIKELPIRYIFSNSSFNKKVLKLAISFAKKLLLRKWKLSPEYP